The nucleotide sequence AGGAGTCCGTGCAAGCTGAAAGGCagaaatgaagaagaggaaataAGGTAAATAACTCTctttataatggtttataaatgttattttctgATCGTGTTCTCAAAATTGAATGATGAATATGTTTATATAGCCATCATAATACTGTTTAGGAACAAGAGCataagaagaataaagagaaaagaaaagatgaagCGTATGAGAAAGCTAAGGAGAAATTTCAAGATGAAGATGGTTCCAAACTCGATAAGTTAATCCAAATGCTTTATGATTTGAATAAACGAGTAGAAGTAATCGAGAATGTCAAGTGGTAAGCAAATAACTTTACCAAgcacttataaatattttcacatgTTATTTTCTTTACCTATTATGACATGATTTTTTGAAGGCAGACGGTTATGAGAGTCCATGCAACTATGATGATACAAAAGGTGCACCAaatgatgaaaatgaagaaaaagaatattctgGTGGTAAAAGAAATGCAACAgatgatgaaaatgatgaagaagaaatttCTGATACACAGCAACTAACGGAAGTGAATATTCTTAGGGAAAATGAGAATACAGAGAAAATCACTCCAGACGAAGACActgaaaaaagtgaaaaaaaaagatgcatGGAACAAAAGTCACAGTTACAATtctaaaaaatagaatataaaggtttataaaattttttatattaagctTAACTAATCTTATCTTTTGTAGATGACGTCATCTACTCCAACATTCACTACTCCAAACTTTGATATAAgggtataaaatttaatatattttataaggccttgtaaattttaatgtataaagcttaaaattatagtttctaaataaTTTGTTTACAGATTACATCGCCTATAAATAAGTATTCGCAAGAGATGATTAAACCATTTATAAGCATTATCTATGGAttcataaataataatgtattaaaatttattaaacatcACTTATAAACCTTCGTAAAACTCAGATATACTAGTTtataaagtattatataaaCTCATAGATGAaatttaaacacaaaaaatgaTATGTAAAGGCTGATAAATAACttataaccctttatatatcttataataatattttagaaagcattatgaaaattaatgataaaaagtttaaaaaataaaatcggtGATATAAATACATGAAGATGCTCGTtactaattttcttaaaaaataaactagagTAAATGTAAAGTGCAAATGATTTACAGCTTACAATCACTTATAAGAACACGTGctacacatatatattacagAAAGACATGTGTCTTGTTTCTCTTATATGTGTCAAgaacatatatattacatataaaaacatgtgtcttctctctctttctgcaACTCTTATCTTCTTGAACATTGTGTTTCCCtctgaaaacataaaaacataaggctaaatatatatattgttttaaggTTTCTTTTATAAggtcttataaatataaaaattgtaataaatacCTCAAGGGGGTTTACTGTTTCCAGCAATATGCAAATTATGAGTAATTAAAACTTCATCCCGTGTCTGAATCGTATTTGACACAATCCTTGATGATAAATGAGTTCTTCTGTGAAACGTTAACAAAAAACATAAAGCTAATAGTAAATCTCCAAATGACATCATTATATTTATAAGGTCTTATAAATGTAAAAGTTGTAATAAGTATTGCTATGACATACTTCCGGCAATAAGCAAATCTTGAGTATTACATACTATCTTGTAAAATAACTAACTGATAACTATCATAAACGAAAACCTTAACAAGGAGTTCCATGTAGTTACCTTAATGGTTATACATAGATGAAGGCATCCATTCTCTTGAAGTTTGTTCATATATGATGCTACTTGACGATCATTCCTAATAAATACCGGAGGGAGCTCTTTTGAACTAAAGTTTAACTTTGAAGGTGAGACATAGCTAAGATTTATACTGTTTAACTTGGAAGGTGAGACATCgattccaaaattttctaaaacaacCTCAATCAAATCATTGTAGCTGATATCTTCAAGAATCATACTAAGACAAGATCCCCTTTCATCATCGACTATGAAATCCTAATGAATTCCATTTATTAGTTTCCAGTCTCCACGTATAGAACACAATTTGATCTTCATAACCTGATTATAAGAACATGGAGATTAGAGAAGGAATGATCAacaagatatataaaaaaaaatacataacacTATGTTCCTCATCGATAaaaatttataaggttttataaatctGAGATTTGAAAATTTCATGAGAAAAACTTCGTCTCCTTTCCAGAAACCGATCGATCTTGAGAAACCAagcaaaaattacaaaaaaaaagacgaaaATCACTATCTATTATCCTCTGACCTTTGTTACGCGTTCGTGAAGAGAGATTGTTATGTTCGTTTGAGCTGTAGTCTTCGCCAAATCTCGTCGGACGTCAACGTCGTCGGAACCGTCAAatctataaatcatttataaatgtttataagaaagttatgaaagtttataaataatttataaggggtatgtatactattaataagagtttataaaaactgtataaaagattatattcaatttataagaGGTATTATAAGAGTTGTATAAGTTTATAAATCAACTAAAAGAGTCTAAAACCATTTAGAAAGCCTTATAAGATAATTTATAATGgtttgtataataatttataagggtttataagggTATGTAAATAATGTATAcgggtttataaaaataatttattaagtttatacaccattataaaatattataaaatgatttataagggaatttaaaatttctgaagCGGTGGAGTCTTGATTGCTGTCCACATGTACCTCAGAATCTGCCACGTATCATCATCTCCTTACAAATCCTAATAAggatatgtaaaattatttgtaagagtttataaaccattaataaatgcatataaaacaagttataaaatctataaaccatttataaatgtttataagaaagttatgaaagtttataaataatttataaggggtatgtatactattaataagagtttataaaaactttatgaaacattatattcaatttataaggGGTATTATAAGAGTTGTATAGGTTTATAAATCAACTAAAAGAGTCTATAACCATTTAGAAAgccttataaaataatttataatggtTTGTATAATAATGTATAcgggtttataaaaataatttataaagctTATACACCATTATAAAGgattataataaaacaatttataaggaTATGTAAAATTTCTGAAGCGGTGGAGCCGTGCTTGCTGTCCACATGTGCCTTAGAATCTGTCACGTATCATCATCTCTTTACAAAGCCTTATAAGGgtatgtaaaattatttgtaagagtatataaaccattaataaagacatataaaacaagttataagatctataaaacatttataaatgtttataagaaagttatgaaagtttataaataatttataagaggtatgtatactattaataagggtttataaaaactttatgaaagccttataaaataatttataatggtttgtataataatatataagggtttacaagagtatgtaaatattttataagggTATAAAGAAGCCAACTCTGCAACTTTTATAAagagttataaatatttaattctttGATCGTACAAACCACATTCTGGATACTCCTCCCTAATCTTAGAGATCAAAAGCGTTCCCATCCCAGATCTAGTTCCTCCTCCCAACGAATGACAAAACTGGAAACCTACACAGAGATCAAAACCAAATGTATCACAATGATAACAGCATCAACGAAACCTAAATCAAATACACCACAGagatctcaaatcaaatcacGCACGACGATAAAACATATCgagattcaaaaacaaaatcagtTATCCTCTCACCTTGTAGGCAATCTTTGTTCTCAGCTTCCTTCCTCACAACATCGAGAATTCGTTGAAGTAGACATCGATACGTTCGAGCTGGAGGGGAGAGTCGCCGACGTATTGGCCGGTGTGGTCAACGTCGTGCTCGTCGCAGATCACTTCCCAGAACTTGGCTCCGATCTGGTTTCCACATTGGTTGCCGTGGATGTGGAGGCTCTCTCTCATTTTCTCGCCGGAATCGTCTCGTCGAATCTCTAACTAGAGTCGTCGATCAATTTgggaattttgaaaattcttgTTAGAGAATATGTTTATGTTTCATTAAAtaaggttataaatgtcttttacccttcattaaagatgagggtaaaagtggttagtgtaaagttgaaaagtggtattaggaAAGTGGTATTAGTAGCAATTCCCcaaacatttttaattaaattaactaattaTATCAGATAGTTAAATTAGGTaactaatattaattaacacGAACGAAACCGTGATAAAAGGAGAAACTTTCTCCCTCTGTCTCACAAACGTTTTCAActtttgttgtttgtttgttgtctCTTCAACAAAGTCTCAAACGATCGCTGCGTCGTCCCCATCTCTCTCTCCCCCTTACATTCTCCCTTCTATTTTGGATCTTTCTTAGTTGCGTACACACCAaggtaacaaaaacaaaagaagaaaatcagATTTGTTGTGcgttaggttttttttttctctcctctTCGGGACAAAATGGGACAAAAGAATTTGATCTACAGCTTCGTCGGTCGTGGCACGGTGATTCTCGTCGAGTATACCGAGTTTAAAGGCAATTTTACTTCCGTCGCTGCACAATGCCTACAGAAACTCCCTTCTTCGAACAACAAGTTTACCTACAACTGCGACGGTCACACCTTTAATTACCTCGTCGAAAATGGCTTCAGTGAGTTTCACTTCTTGATCCCAACACATTTTTGTGTGGATATGATTCTCTTTATGACTTGAATGTGTCTTTGTATTCGTATTGCAATCTATTACAGTGGATCTATATGGTTGTTGGTGGAACCAGTGACATTGGGGTGTATATTTGTTCTGCTTCTGTGAaagtttttttgtgtgtttccgTATTATAAGGTTTCTTGCCAAAGAAGTTAGCTTTCTTTTGTATTGATAGATGTATGTAGGATTagatatttttatctttttaattattgctACATTTCTTGTTTTCGATCTCTCTGGTCTCTGTTTTAGGCTGTATTTGAACTAGGTAATGTATGACAATGTTTTGCAGTTTCTTACTTGTCATGGATCTTATTTTTCATGGATGAAGGATCTGACAAAAGAATTTTATGTGTTATGGTTGTGTGTAGCGTATTGTGTTGTTGCTGTTGAAGCTGTTGGGAGGCAGATTCCAATGGCTTTTTTGGAGCGAGTTAAGGAAGATTTCAGCAAGAGATATGGTGGTGGGAAGGCTACCACTGCTAAGCCTAACAGCTTGAACAAAGAGTTTGGGTACTTTATCTTTTCCATCagaatgaaaaaagaaaacttcaattcttttttttttttttttttttttttttttagaaaacttcAATTCTTGTCTCTGTGGATATGATTTTTAACTTGTTTGGTTATATAATAGGTCTAAACTGAAGGAGCATATGCAATACTGTGTGGATCATCCTGAGGAGATTAACAAACTTGCTAAGGTTAAGGCTCAAGTGAGTGAGGTGAAAGGAGTTATGATGGAGAACATTGAGAAGGTCAGAATAGTATATCTATGTCAACCTCACAATCCCGTCTTATTCTTTTAAGCATATTTGTGCTTGAATTTTCCTGCCCATTGAGGTAGAAGTGACCTACTCCTGCTGAACTCACTGAActtattcatttatttgaagGTCCTTGACCGTGGTGAGAAAATTGAGCTTCTAGTGGACAAAACTGAAGATCTTCGTTCACATGTTAGTGCTTACCTTTCACTTATATGTGTCTTAGGTTTTTAATAACATTATTTTTCAGCAATGTTAAATTCATGCGAGAAGAATCAAAGAAAAACTTAtgtgtatacatataaaaacaTAACAAGGCATTAGAGTTCTAAGGCTCTTGTATTTGCCATTTGAATATCAACAGGCACAAGATTTCAGAACACAAGGAACGAAAATAAGAAGAAAGATGTGGTGGGAGAACATGAAGATTAAGCTCATAGTCGCTGGTATCATCATTGCCTTgattctcatcatcatcatctcggTTTGTCCTGGCTTCAAGTGTACTTGAAAAGTAGAACAGTCTGAGAGATTATAAGCCCCTTATTGTTAAACTAACCTAACTCCTCCCGGTATTTGCCCTTCtattttgatctttttgtttttgcagtgtctcttttatagtttatttttattattgttaggAAAAAGCAATATGATGGCTCAGTATTGAGAAATGATGATTTGGGTTGTGAATGTTTGGAAAGGGATATAAGCTGTTGGGGTTTGCTTATATATAGGCTAGGTCTTTGTGCTATTGGTGATCACATGTCTTTTTGTAATCTTGAATCGAATGTTGGGTTTTTGCTCCTTCAAATCTCCTTAATTTTCTCGCTAgggaaaaacatatttatattagatCTTTGTGCTCATGGTGATAAAATCCACTATACTTATTTGATAGAAGAAGAAATTAAGCAAAGTATTAGATTAAGATACAACAATCATAAGATAATGCTTTAATACAACTAGTTGACAGACAACGAAAGATCAAAGTCAGACCGCTAACAATTTCTACGATAGGCACAAAATAACACAAGGAAATGCTATAATACAAGATCAACAACTACTTGACAGACACTGAAAGCACAAACTTAAAATTGGAACAATCGTAACGGTTTATGCGGTCGCACCAGTTATCTTCAGGTCCATAGAATTTGTTTCAACTGAGGATAAGGACTTGGAAATTTCGTATAGCCATGAgcgaaaaaaagaagaaacttgTATGTGAATATGTTGTGATCAACAACTAGAAACCTTAATGACTGAGAATATAGAAAAGACTTCGGaatctttatttaaaaaaaaggagaaatagAACAAAACATCAGATAATGAAACAACAAACATAAGGAAATGCTTGCATACATGAGCACTTAACTACTAGACATACATTCAAGGATTGCACTCAAACTGAAACAATATTAACGGCTTCTGCGCTTACTGGGACCAACTATCTTGACAAGCCACTCCGGTTTGTATGAAGCAATGACGTGCGCTATTGCCAGTCCAAGCAACACTCCAGGTCCATATCCAATTACTACAGCTTTCCAGTTCAACacttctacttcttcttctttgtcttcttgcTTAGGTCGTTGTGTGGGTGTAGCATTAGTCCCAAAGCAAGTTTCCTGGAGTGGATGGCCACAAAGCCCTGCATTCCCTTCGAATGAAGATTTTGGTTGTCCCGTAATCTGTGTTCCTTGTGGTATTTCACCCTTGAGCTGGTTGTGGGACACATTTATGTACGCCAAAAATGAGAGGGTCCCAAGCCCATTAGGAATAAACCCTGAGAGTTGGTTTCTTGATAGGTCTAGTGACTCGAGATTGCTCAGATTTGCCAACGACAAAGGAATATGACCTGTGAAGGCATTGTTTGAGAAGTTGAGTGCAATCAGCGCTTTCAAGAGACCAATGGATTCAGGAATCTGTCCTTCAATTCTATTCCCAGAAAAACCAATGGTCGCGTAGGAATTAAGGACCAACGCTTGTTCCATATATAGACCTTTGTATTGCAAATCTACAGCCTCTACATTGTTATAGTACAAGTTCCCGTTAGTACTTTTTTTGCGTAGCATATAAAGACCACCATCTTCATTCATAGTAGGGGATGTTGCTTTCCAATTGACAAAGTATGTTGGTGGCAAGCTTCCAGTAAACTTATTATCAGATATCTCAAATATACGCAGCTCCGGAAACCCGAGAGGACCTTGACCAGGAAGAGATATAGATCCATAGAATTTGTTTGAACTGAGGATAAGGACTTGCAGATTTGGTAAAGCCTTGAGCCAAAAAGGAAACTTGTCTTTGATTCTGTTGTGGTCAACAGCCAGAAACTCGAGAGATGAACAATTCTGAAGAGATCCTGGAAGTTTCCCGGTGAGTAGATTGTGTCCAACATCAAGTGATCGTAGAGAAGAACTGATATAAAATGCGTCAGGAATACTTCCTTCCAAGTTGTTCTTCCGTAGAGTCACAAATGTCAAGTTACTCAAGCATTGAGGAACTGGACCTGTGAGGTTATTGTAACCTAGCAATAAATCCGTGAGAGATCTACATTTGCACATTGAAAGCGGTATGCTCCCTGTGAATTTGTTGTACTGTGTACTCAACATGCTGATAGAGAGTGGTAGAATAGGAATTTCTCCTTCGAAACAGTTTTGCTCCAGATTTAATTCTTTCACTGATGAGTTTACCAAAACATCCACTGGACCTTCGAAACCATTAAGCGAATTGTTTTTTAGAAAAACTGTGGTCAGACGAGGAAGGTTCCATAACCACTCGGGGATTTTCCCTTTGATTCTGTTGTGTGACAATGTTATAAGCTCCAACTTCTCAAGGTTCTTTAAGATATTTGGGAACTCGATGATGCCACAGCTTTGTAACAACAAACTCTCCAAGTTTGTTGGAATGTCTAAACTTGTATCTAAACTGGCCGGAGATATAGGATTACCGGAAAGATAGAGAACCGACAAAGATTTTAGCGGGGCGAAGAGGCGTATATCAATCGGGTAACTTGTGTTTATGAAAGAAAGGTCAAGAATCTTGAGGTTGATGAGCTTTGAGATAGGCTCTATGATTTTTCCTTCAAAATGGTTCTGCCCAAGGTATAAGTACTCGAGCATAGATGGGGTAGAGGAATTAGGAAAATTAATAGATCCGTTGAGATCGTTTCCACTAAGATCAAGATCTGATAAGGAAGGCATggtgaagagagaagaaggaatGGTTCCATAGAAGTGATTCTCATAAAGATGTAGAAGAGAGAGCATGGTAAGATTTTGTACAGGTGGGAAACTACCAGTGAACTTGTTTTTGTCAAGGTGCAACTCTTTTAACGAGGTTAGGTTCCTAATTGTAGGAGGAACTTGCCCGAAAAAGTCATTGGAGGAAAGAGACAAGAGCTCGAGTCTGTTGAGATTTCCAAATTCAGAAGGTAGTAACGACCTGAACTTGTTGTAGCTTATATCTAAAACTGAGAGATTTAATAGATTCTGTACAAGTGGGAAACTACCGGTGAGCTTATTTTCGGAAAGGTCTAAAACAGAAAGAAGGCTTAGGTTATTAAACGAGGAAGGAACTTGGCCGAAGAAGCTATTATTGTAAAGAGATAAGACCTCTAACCTGCTGAGATTGCCAAATTCAGAAGGAAGTGAAGATGAGATGAAGTTGTTTCCACTGAGAAAAAGGTAACGAAGATGGTATAACCTGAAGAGGCTACTATTGGGCTTTAGAGTTCCACTGAGACAGGCCTTGAGTCGTAGCTTCGTGACGGCACCCGTTGAGATATCGCACCTGACTCCGTTAAAGGGATCACTGAGGTTGCAGTGGCTGCTATCAAACTCATCCATGAACTCAGTGAGAGCTTGAGTCTGATGGGGACCACAAGCAACATAACTACTTTTATCGATGTTTAATGTGAATAAGCTTGAAGGGGAGACACAACAGAGCAAGATTAGCGAGAGAAAATGCAAACGCACACGGGATTCAGACATGGTCTTTATGAAAAGTTTTGAAGaagatttattttggtttaaaaaaaagtgAGGGAGAAGGTTGGTGATATAAATAGAGATATGTGGGTTTCAACTGGAGCTATTATGTCACCCATACAACTCGACTTATAAGAAGTCAGAGCTGAGTGATGTCTTTGTATTCTagcttggaaaaaaaaatatggctAAGTGGCTAATTTCCATTCATATCATGAAGTGAAATCCACGTTAGTTGATTTTTCTAGCGTATAACTTGGATTGGAATAGTTTAACAGAAAT is from Brassica napus cultivar Da-Ae chromosome A4, Da-Ae, whole genome shotgun sequence and encodes:
- the LOC106447091 gene encoding receptor-like protein 42, which translates into the protein MSESRVRLHFLSLILLCCVSPSSLFTLNIDKSSYVACGPHQTQALTEFMDEFDSSHCNLSDPFNGVRCDISTGAVTKLRLKACLSGTLKPNSSLFRLYHLRYLFLSGNNFISSSLPSEFGNLSRLEVLSLYNNSFFGQVPSSFNNLSLLSVLDLSENKLTGSFPLVQNLLNLSVLDISYNKFRSLLPSEFGNLNRLELLSLSSNDFFGQVPPTIRNLTSLKELHLDKNKFTGSFPPVQNLTMLSLLHLYENHFYGTIPSSLFTMPSLSDLDLSGNDLNGSINFPNSSTPSMLEYLYLGQNHFEGKIIEPISKLINLKILDLSFINTSYPIDIRLFAPLKSLSVLYLSGNPISPASLDTSLDIPTNLESLLLQSCGIIEFPNILKNLEKLELITLSHNRIKGKIPEWLWNLPRLTTVFLKNNSLNGFEGPVDVLVNSSVKELNLEQNCFEGEIPILPLSISMLSTQYNKFTGSIPLSMCKCRSLTDLLLGYNNLTGPVPQCLSNLTFVTLRKNNLEGSIPDAFYISSSLRSLDVGHNLLTGKLPGSLQNCSSLEFLAVDHNRIKDKFPFWLKALPNLQVLILSSNKFYGSISLPGQGPLGFPELRIFEISDNKFTGSLPPTYFVNWKATSPTMNEDGGLYMLRKKSTNGNLYYNNVEAVDLQYKGLYMEQALVLNSYATIGFSGNRIEGQIPESIGLLKALIALNFSNNAFTGHIPLSLANLSNLESLDLSRNQLSGFIPNGLGTLSFLAYINVSHNQLKGEIPQGTQITGQPKSSFEGNAGLCGHPLQETCFGTNATPTQRPKQEDKEEEVEVLNWKAVVIGYGPGVLLGLAIAHVIASYKPEWLVKIVGPSKRRSR
- the LOC106447093 gene encoding vesicle-associated membrane protein 725-like; translated protein: MGQKNLIYSFVGRGTVILVEYTEFKGNFTSVAAQCLQKLPSSNNKFTYNCDGHTFNYLVENGFTYCVVAVEAVGRQIPMAFLERVKEDFSKRYGGGKATTAKPNSLNKEFGSKLKEHMQYCVDHPEEINKLAKVKAQVSEVKGVMMENIEKVLDRGEKIELLVDKTEDLRSHAQDFRTQGTKIRRKMWWENMKIKLIVAGIIIALILIIIISVCPGFKCT